One genomic region from Lacerta agilis isolate rLacAgi1 chromosome 13, rLacAgi1.pri, whole genome shotgun sequence encodes:
- the SEMA4B gene encoding semaphorin-4B, with protein MGVRESALLLLGALLAAAAEEEPVPRLSLRLGSPLRLLTRFEEPGITNYTTMLLSPDGGTLYVGARERLLALNTTSFSPGPQHQKLLWGAEEEKKRQCVFKGKDPQRDCHNYIKILLQLNSTHLYTCGTSAFSPTCTYINIPEFSLKREASGKLLLEDGKGRCPFDPAYRSTAIMVDGELYAGTVSNFQGNEPTILRSHGSRQAIKTENSLNWLQDPFFVGSAYLRESHPPSSPQGDDDDKIYFFFSESGKEFDFFEDTVVSRIARVCKGDVGGERVLQRRWTTFLKAQLLCSHPEDGFPFNVLQDMFVLTPGESLAETVFYGVFTSQWDRKGAGGAAVCAFSMADVEEAFSGLYKEVNRETQQWYTDTHPVPEPRPGACINSQARRMKITSSLQMPDRVLNYLKDHFLMSSPIRSQPLFLLQGHARYQQISVQRVQGLHRAYNVLFLGTDDGWLHKAVVTEQQVQIIEEIQLFPAGQPVLKLLLDPAQGLLYAASYTALVQVPLSNCSMYRTCAECILSRDPFCIWSGGACHPLLPDRSWPHAGPSRLQDIERADATQLCQTGNGQPSSSATEEPPCKAVVILGSSAVQSLPCPQLSNLASRHWLHNGVAINTSAVLVLPEGELVLMGSPTQAGRYDCWSQEGGFRQLMASYCVRVEPTLGARIVPLQNPLETISTSRSVSAAAAGSSMSALLEGKTYWTEFLVMCVAFAVTVTLLTLFVLHRHRNAVKTFLKQGKCTSAHPKKPRKMGLPAENLPLNGAHTPSAILDHKGYQALHDSHAANTPLHAAPAAQPVVAFSESDRRPLSVHESVVEVLTPTQRPRVRLGSEIRDSVV; from the exons CCTCCGGCTCTTGACCCGCTTTGAAGAGCCTGGAATCACCAACTACACCACGATGCTGCTGAGCCCAGATGGGGGCACCTTGTACGTGGGTGCCCGTGAGAGGCTCCTTGCCCTCAACACCACCTCCTTCTCTCCTGGGCCACAGCACCAAAAA CTGCTGTGGGGGGCTGAGGAAGAAAAGAAGCGTCAGTGTGTCTTCAAGGGCAAAGACCCCCAG AGAGACTGTCACAATTACATCAAGATCTTGCTGCAGCTGAACAGTACCCACCTGTACACCTGTGGAACCAGCGCCTTCAGCCCCACCTGCACCTACATT AACATTCCAGAATTCAGCCTGAAGCGAGAGGCCTCCGGGAAGCTGTTGCTGGAGGACGGGAAAGGGCGCTGCCCCTTTGATCCTGCATACAGGTCCACGGCCATCATGGTTG ATGGAGAACTATACGCGGGGACTGTGAGCAACTTTCAAGGCAATGAGCCGACCATCCTGCGGAGTCACGGCAGTCGCCAGGCCATCAAGACCGAGAACTCGCTCAACTGGCTACAAG ATCCCTTCTTTGTGGGCTCGGCCTACCTGAGAGAGAGCCACCCACCCAGCAGCCCCCAGGGGGACGATGACGACAAGATCTACTTCTTCTTCAGCGAAAGTGGCAAGGAGTTTGACTTCTTTGAAGACACTGTGGTGTCGCGCATCGCCCGCGTGTGCAAG gGCGACGTTGGGGGTGAGCGTGTTCTCCAGAGGCGGTGGACGACCTTCCTGAAGGCCCAGCTGCTGTGCTCACACCCCGAGGACGGCTTCCCCTTCAACGTGCTGCAGGACATGTTTGTGCTCACCCCAGGCGAGAGCTTGGCAGAGACCGTCTTCTATGGGGTCTTCACCTCTCAGTG gGACAGGAAGGGCGCTGGGGGCGCTGCAGTCTGTGCCTTCTCCATGGCGGATGTGGAGGAAGCCTTCAGTGGGCTGTACAAGGAAGTCAACCGGGAGACCCAACAGTGGTACACGGACACCCACCCTGTGCCAGAGCCCCGACCTGGAGCG TGCATTAACAGCCAGGCCCGGCGGATGAAGATCACCTCCTCACTCCAGATGCCCGACCGGGTTCTCAActacctcaaggaccacttcCTGATGAGCAGCCCCATTCGGAGCCAGCCGCTCTTCCTCCTGCAAGGTCATGCCCGCTACCAGCAGATCAGCGTCCAGCGTGTCCAAGGCCTGCACCGCGCCTACAATGTCTTGTTCTTGGGCACAG ATGACGGCTGGCTGCACAAGGCTGTGGTGACGGAGCAGCAGGTCCAGATCATTGAAGAGATCCAGCTCTTCCCTGCTGGGCAGCCTGTCCTCAAGCTGCTTCTGGACCCCGCCCAG GGCCTCCTTTATGCTGCCTCCTACACTGCTCTCGTCCAAGTGCCGCTCTCCAACTGCAGCATGTACCGGACCTGTGCCGAATGCATCCTGTCTCGGGACCCTTTCTGCATCTGGAGCGGAGGGGCCTGCCATCCACTTCTCCCAGACCGCTCATGGCCTCATGCAGG GCCCAGCCGGCTTCAGGACATCGAACGGGCTGATGCCACCCAGCTTTGCCAGACGGGCAATGGGCAGCCCAGCAGCTCAGCCACAG AAGAGCCCCCATGCAAGGCGGTGGTGATCTTGGGCTCCAGCGCTGTGCAGTCGCTCCCTTGCCCGCAGCTCTCCAACCTGGCTTCTCGGCACTGGCTGCACAATGGGGTTGCCATCAACACCTCGGCTGTTCTGGTGCTTCCCGAAGGGGAGCTGGTACTGATGGGCAGCCCGACCCAGGCGGGACGATATGACTGCTGGTCGCAGGAGGGCGGCTTCCGGCAGCTGATGGCCAGTTACTGTGTGCGGGTTGAGCCCACGCTGGGAGCTCGGATCGTGCCCCTCCAGAACCCCCTGGAAACCATCAGCACCTCCAGGAGCGTCTCGGCGGCGGCTGCAGGGAGCAGCATGTCGGCTCTGCTGgagggcaagacctactggacgGAGTTCCTGGTGATGTGTGTGGCCTTTGCCGTCACAGTGACGCTCCTGACCCTCTTCGTGCTGCACCGGCACCGCAATGCCGTGAAGACCTTCCTCAAGCAGGGCAAGTGCACCAGCGCCCATCCCAAGAAACCCCGCAAGATGGGGCTTCCCGCAGAGAACTTGCCCCTCAATGGGGCCCATACGCCCAGCGCCATCCTAGACCACAAGGGCTACCAGGCCCTCCACGACAGCCACGCGGCCAACACGCCTCTGCATGCTGCTCCTGCGGCGCAGCCCGTTGTGGCCTTCTCAGAGTCTGACCGACGCCCGCTCAGCGTCCACGAAAGCGTTGTGGAGGTTTTGACTCCCACCCAGCGGCCGCGTGTGCGCCTCGGCTCCGAGATCCGGGACTCGGTTGTATGA